CTCCCCCCCTGGTTGCGCGGGGGTTGCGGATTCACGTCACGATTTGCACACTTTTGCGTTATCCTGCATCCCTAAGTGTGCTAACTGCTTGTATTGTCTAACCTCCTTCCTCATCTCATAGATGACGCACGCCTCGTCGGCGACCCGGTTCGTCACAACGTAGGTAACGTCCGGAAACGCCTGCCACAGCTCCTCATAGTACTGGGCAACCTCCTCCTTACCCCGCACGCTCCGCTTCAGGAGGTTCTCCTCATAGACGCACTCCTCGGCTAATGTGCCGAGGAGCCGGTCGAGCTCCCTTTTACTTTCCGCCTCTAAATGCTCCTCTGCTGTCTTGATGTTTTCAGCAATTGACATCGCTCCCTCCTTCTGGAATTCGTTCGGCCGCATCTCGAGATCTCGGTCGCGGGTGACGAGAAGGGCTCATCGCATGGATGGTTTCTCGGGCTGGATCTTTGGAGTATAATGGCTCGTCAAGATGAGCGGAAGTCAATCGTGTGAGGGGAGACGATGAACGGCGAGAGGGATCGCCTGCGGCAGTGGCTTCAGAAAAAAATTGAGGCAGGCAAAACTGCGAGAGAGGGGCCGCAGTTCATTGCCCTCGAAGAGGTAGCAAGGCGTCTGCAGCTAGATGTCGAGTACCTGAGTCAGCTCCATCGGGAAAGTGCCCTGTTCCATCTGGTGACGATGCCAGATGGGCGGCGCCACGTTCGGGAGGAAGAGATCTTGACCCTCCTGCGGCGGGGTGCGACGCGTCCGGGTCTTCCCCATACGCTCGATCAGTGTTTCCATCGCCCGGAGGACCTGGCCGCGGAAATCGGGATTCCCCTCGAGGAGTTCCTGGATCTCCTGCGCCGGGGCGAGGTCGGCGCGGTTCGGGTGGAATCGTTCCTCCGAGTGCCGGAAGAGGAGATACATCGCCTCCTTCGTGAGATGGAACGGCCTGACCTGTCTGGGAAGTTTGGGAGGACCGATCAATGAGGGATCGACCGTGAAGGGCCGGCTGCACAAGTCGAGAGGAAGCATGGGGAGATTCGGCGCCGTTCCCTTCGGATTGAAGGCCTGGCTCCTCGGGCTTTTCATCCTGTCCTTGGTCAAGCCGGTTCGGGCAGAGGATGTCAAGGGGCGGGTAGAGTTTCTGGGGCCAACGCTGGATGAGCAATGGGTTTCGGTCCAGAAAAACCGAGAGGTCTGTGGCGCGTGGAGACCGCTAGAGCGGCTTCTCCTTTCCCCGGAGAGGGGGGTGGCTAATGTGTTGGTGGAAATCGAGGGAGTGCAGGAGAAAGATCGGGTCCGTACGCCGGGGATCGCCGTGCTGGATAACCGGGACTGCCGGTTCATGCCAAGGGTCCA
The window above is part of the Candidatus Methylomirabilota bacterium genome. Proteins encoded here:
- a CDS encoding nuclear transport factor 2 family protein; the protein is MSIAENIKTAEEHLEAESKRELDRLLGTLAEECVYEENLLKRSVRGKEEVAQYYEELWQAFPDVTYVVTNRVADEACVIYEMRKEVRQYKQLAHLGMQDNAKVCKS